In the genome of Halapricum salinum, one region contains:
- a CDS encoding D-2-hydroxyacid dehydrogenase gives MVPEPTEILVFQQKLHGLPVERLVDALDERVGSATVSLAITDEAIDEKLPDATVVVGRTITTEQLELAESLELFACSFAGTDHLPLDELTDRGITVTNAGGVHASNAAEQAIGGLLALTRDLFRARRQQADGVWQNFQSGELAGGTATVVGLGAIGSAIAERLQPFDVTIRGVRHSPEKGGPVDEVYSYDEFEQAIVDVDAVLLACPLTETTRNLLDRSAFQVLHPETILVNVARGGVVDTEALLYALRWNDIGGAVLDVTDPEPLPPEHPLWGFENVLITPHNAGYTPEYYERLADILAENVDRARENGEWIGLRNQIVP, from the coding sequence ATGGTCCCAGAACCGACTGAGATCCTCGTCTTCCAGCAGAAACTCCACGGACTGCCCGTCGAGCGCCTCGTCGACGCGCTGGACGAACGCGTCGGGTCAGCGACGGTCTCGCTGGCGATAACCGACGAAGCGATCGACGAGAAACTCCCCGACGCGACCGTCGTCGTCGGCCGCACGATCACTACCGAGCAACTCGAACTGGCCGAATCGCTCGAACTGTTCGCCTGCTCGTTCGCCGGGACCGACCACCTCCCGCTCGACGAACTGACCGATCGTGGGATCACGGTCACGAACGCCGGCGGCGTCCACGCCTCCAACGCCGCCGAGCAAGCGATCGGCGGCCTCCTCGCGCTCACGCGGGATCTCTTTCGCGCACGCCGCCAGCAAGCAGACGGTGTCTGGCAGAACTTTCAATCAGGGGAACTGGCAGGCGGCACGGCCACGGTCGTCGGACTCGGCGCGATCGGGTCTGCGATCGCAGAGCGGCTCCAGCCGTTCGACGTGACGATCCGCGGCGTCCGCCACTCGCCCGAGAAAGGCGGCCCCGTTGATGAAGTCTACAGCTACGACGAGTTCGAGCAGGCTATCGTCGACGTCGACGCTGTCCTGCTGGCCTGCCCGTTGACCGAGACGACCCGAAATCTCCTCGACCGGTCGGCGTTCCAGGTCCTCCACCCCGAGACGATTCTCGTCAACGTCGCCCGCGGTGGCGTCGTCGACACCGAAGCCCTACTGTATGCACTCCGTTGGAACGACATCGGTGGGGCGGTGCTAGACGTCACCGATCCCGAGCCGCTGCCGCCCGAGCATCCGCTGTGGGGCTTCGAGAACGTCCTAATCACACCGCACAACGCCGGCTACACCCCAGAGTATTACGAGCGGCTGGCGGACATCCTCGCCGAGAACGTCGACCGAGCGCGTGAGAACGGCGAATGGATCGGGCTGCGGAATCAGATCGTGCCCTGA